DNA from Acidobacteriota bacterium:
GAGGTGGCGGCCCTCGGGGTTTCGCTCACGGCCGCCCCAATCCTGCTGATCGCCGTCGGGGAAGAGTGGGTGCGGCTGGGGCTTATGGTCCTCGTCTCGATGGGCGCGGCCGTGGCAGCAGCGCTTTTCGGGCCGCGAACCGACGGGGGGACCGTGACAAGGTTCTTCGAGCGGGTGCGGCCGCCCGGAGCCTGGAAGGCTGTCGCCGGCGAGGGCGTGCGGCCCGAGGCGGGGCTGTGGAAGCGAACCAAAACGGCCCTGTTCATGGCCGCGTCCCTGCTCCTGGCTCTCACCGGGCTCGTGCGGCTGCTCATCCCGGTGCCCGGGATCTCCCCGGCTGCTGGCTGGGTTTCGATAGCGGCGGCTTTTGCTCTGATCCCCCTGTGGCGGTCAAAAAGCCTGCTTTAACTTGCAGCAGCCAAAGCAGCCTAAGAGACGGGCCCGCCGGCCAACCTGTTGAGATCAATCTCCTTTCTTATACGTCTTATCCTTTAAAGGAACTTTTATGATTGAATAATTACACTTATAAGTGTAAAATATCATGAAACGGAAGGAGTTGGAAAAAAATCTTAAGAACATGGGCTGGGCACTCGTTCGACATGGAAGAAAACATGACATTTGGTCGAATGGCACCTTGGATGTGGCCGTGCCGCGACATCGAGAGATCCATGAATATACGGCAAGGGCTATTCTTAAACTCGTTGACGGAGAAAAGGAATGAGATTGCCAGGTAGGATTTTAAAAAACGGAAAATATTGGATCATCGAAGTCCCTCTGCTTGCCGTCACAACTCAAGGCAGGACCAAAGAGGATGCTTGCGAGATGATCGCTGATGCTATCGAATCCCTCGTGAATGAAGAAGGATTTCAAATCGATGTCTTTAAGGGAAGAGGGGACTACTTTGAGATCGGGTCCTCAGATTTTCCGGTTCTTGCTTCGTTTCTCCTTCGCCGCCGCAGGATGATTCATGGTCTCACATTAAAAGAAGTGGCCCGACGGTTGGGTGCTAAGTCCTATAATT
Protein-coding regions in this window:
- a CDS encoding helix-turn-helix domain-containing protein translates to MRLPGRILKNGKYWIIEVPLLAVTTQGRTKEDACEMIADAIESLVNEEGFQIDVFKGRGDYFEIGSSDFPVLASFLLRRRRMIHGLTLKEVARRLGAKSYNSYARYEQGRAIPTIETFNRLLTALSDEVDFVLTESRV
- a CDS encoding type II toxin-antitoxin system HicA family toxin, whose amino-acid sequence is MKRKELEKNLKNMGWALVRHGRKHDIWSNGTLDVAVPRHREIHEYTARAILKLVDGEKE